The Thermotoga neapolitana DSM 4359 sequence TGAGACGAAGACAACGGTTGCTATCACGATTAGAGCGAGAGGCCAATCGCTGGAGGCCATTTGGATGGCAACGGGACTGAGTGTGAGTCCTATCACCATGATCATGCTACCGGTGACGACTGGCGGGAGGAGTTTCTTTATCTTCTCGGGTCCCACGATCTTCACGATCACTGCGTAGAGCACATAGAAGAGCCCCGCAACGAATATTCCACCGGTTGCGTAGGAGAGGTCCCCGTAAAGTTCCTTCACCGCAAGGACAGGAGCAATGAAGGCAAAACTCGATCCAAGAAAAACGGGGACAATTCCACCGGTTACAAAGTGGAATATGAGGGTACCGATTCCCGCGGTGAGGAGTGCCACAAGAGGATCCAGACCGGTGATCAGTGGCACCAGCACGGTGGCTCCAAACATGGCAACGAAGTGCTGAAGTGCCAGAAGAAACCACCGCCAACCGCTGACCCTGGTAACCGCTCCTTCAAACTCCATGAAGACACCTCCCGTTTAAAAATAAAGGCTCTTCAAAAGAGCCTTCGATTTCTGTTTTTCAATTTTTCTCTTAAAACAAGAAAGACGAATTTCAGAACCTGAAGGGGAACTTTTCTTTTGCTGACAGGAGACTGAAAGAACCGATAAAGCCACTCAAGGTTTATCTTCTGAATCCATTCTGGAGCCCTTTTCTTTTTTCCAGAAATGACATCAATGGATCCCCCAACACCCATGGCGAGTCTCACGTTCAGTTGAGGGAAATTCCTGTGTATCCACTTCTCCTGCCGAGGAACTCCCATTCCCACGAACAGAAGGTCGATGGATCTTTCGTTTATATCCCTCACCACCCTCTCTGACTCTTCCTCCCGAAAAAAGCCGTGGTGGTATCCCACAACGTTCACGCCGGATCTTTTCAGTGAATCGGCGGCCTTTTTGACGATCTCTTCTTTTGAGCCGAGAAGGTAAACCCTCCAGCCAGTTTCCCTCGATCTGTCGCAGAGATACTTCATTATCTCGATGCCAGGAAGCCTTTCCGTGTGATCACCTGTGAGGGACCTCATCGCCCAGACCACACCGGATCCATCGGGCACGATCAGATCAGCGGAGTTGATGACATCACGGTACTCTTTGTCTTCCACAGCCTTCAGAAGGATGGAAGCGTTCATGGTGACCACGAAGGTTTTCTTCTTCTCTTTCAACCTTTTTTCGATTTCGTTCAGAAATTCCTCCCTCTTCCCAGAGAGGACCCTCGTTCCAAAGAGTTCGACTTCTTTCACCCTGCTTTCCTCCAAAAAAAAGCGGAGGAAAAACCTCCGCTTTCCTCTGGTGCCGAGGGCGGGACTTGAACCCGCACGGGGAAACCCCCACATGATCCTGAGTCATGCGCGTCTGCCAGTTCCGCCACCTCGGCACACCACTCCGTTTGAATAGTTTAGCATCTTGAGGCTTTCACGTCAAGAGGTCCCCGTTTTCTTTCCCTGGAGAATCAGCGGCTGAACGATCAGAGTGAAGGTGGCTCCCACACCGATACCGAGCATCATGAGAATCGAGATGTTCTTGAAGAGTGCAAGTTCAGAAAAGAGCAAAACGGCGAATCCGGCGATCAAACCAAGCGCGTTTGTGAGAACAGATGGCCCTACGTTTTCGATGACCAGGTAAGGATCTTTCAATCTCTGTTCCTCGGAGGCGATGTGTATCGAATAATCTATCACAAGCCCCATGAGGATACCGGAGGTGATCGAGGTGGAAACATCGAGGTTGATACCGAAAAACACCATGAAAATGAAATTGAACACCGTTGTGAAGACAATTGGAGCCATCACACTGAGTGCAGAGAGAAGTTTTCGAAAGATGGCAAACACCATGCCAAAGATCATGATGGAGGCAAGAGCATGCTCTGCACCTGCGATCTGAGGATACTGTCGTTTATGTCGTTCCATATCAGCACAGAGCCTGCAACGTAGTGATTCCAGCCTGTTCCTTCAACGATCTCGTTGATCTGCTTCACAACCTCTTTTGCGTGCTCGTATCCCTCCGGAGTGAGATTGACGATGAGTCTTATCCTGTTTCTGTCTCCAACGAAGGTTTTCAAAAAGGGATTGGCCCTGGAAAGAGCGTACATTATCGGAACGGGTATATCGACCGGGAAGACAACGCTGGACACATAACCGCTCTGCTCTATCTTTTCAACCAGCTCCCTTATTGTTTTGGAATCCGTTCCAACGAAGGAAGAGTCCTTTTCCAGCACCAGATAGAGCGGTTCCCTCATATTGAATTTGTCCACGATGAGATCGTAAGCCTTCACCAGTTCGGAGTTTTTGCTGAAGTAGGATACCATGTCCGAGCCCACCGGAACCTTTGGGAGCAAAAACGGTGACAGACCGGCCACGATCAAAAAGACGATGAGTGCTACCGTTGCCGCCTTTCTTCCCACGTACTTCATCCCAAAGTTTCTGGGAAGCCTCTTTGGAGAGTAATCTCTGAAGAGTTCCACGCCCGAGGTGAAGATCACAAGTACCACAACAGCAAGACCGGAGGAAACCAGGATTCCAAGTTCTCTGAAAGCCCTTATGTCTATGAATATGAAGGACATGAAGCCCGCCGCGGTGGTGAGCATCGAAAAGAGGATAGGCTTGAAGATATGCCTGATCGCCTCTTTTCTGTCTTCGAACCTGAAAAGAGCGTTGTAAAAGTGTAGCCCGTAGGCAGAACCGATGATCAAAAGAAAGGAGATGGTCATCACGGTCATGGTGTTCAGGGTCTTTCCCACTGCAAAGAACACGGCAAAGACGAAGAAGGTGGACAGAACAGGAACGATCAGAGAAAACAGCGCTGCTCTGAACGACCTGAGCTGATAGTAGAAAAGAAGAAAGATGACAAGGAACATGAATACAGGATAGACGAGGGTCTGCTTCACAAGTTCCTTGAAAAGTGCACTGTCCAGAACCGGCTCTCCAAAGAGGTAGTTTTTCTCAAAATACCTGGACACAACCGATTTTATCTCTGGAATTTTCTCCCTCGCGTTCACATCTTTTTTGAATATCACGTTCAAAAGAGCGTACTTTCCATCTTTCGTTATGAAACTCTCCGAACTGGGATCCTTTAAGATATCTTCTGAAACGGCTCCGTTTTCGAAATAACTTTCTACTCTGAAACCAGAAAACCTCGGAAGGTTCACAGGACTCATCACACTGGAGATGTAACTTTTCCTTGCCAGCTCTTCGTGAAGATCGTAAAGCGCCCGTGCATCTTTGAAGAAGCTCTCAGAACTTTCGACCACGATCACGATGGAGGAACTTCCACCGAAATCCCGGTTCAACCTGAAAAGGTTCTTCACGTTCTCGTTGGTGGTCTTTTCTGGGTCTCCGTTGTAGCCGGGAAGGAAAACCTCAGGGCCGGTCTCTATCTTTCCCAGAGAGAAAACCACAACGAAAGAAGCGATGACGAGCACCACGTACACGATCGTGAACACGTACTTCTTCATTCGCCTGATCCCTCCTTCGACAAGGCTTCAACCATCCTCCTGAACCCTTCGCTCACAACCTGAAGATCTTCTTCCGAGAACTTCTCAAGGACCGATCTCACAAGACCGTCAAAATTCTGAAGGATCTTTCCGTACGTTCTTTCTCCCTTCTCAGTCAGTATCACCCTGAAGGTTCTTCTGTCGTCTGGGTCCATCTCCCTCATCACAAGTCCCTTTTCTTCCAGAAAATCCACCACGTTCGTAACGTTGCTCTTCGTGGTAGAAAGAAACTCCGCTATCTCCTTCATCTTCTTCGGACCAAAGAGCGCTATGTACAAAAAAGCGTAGAGTTCAGTTGTTTTCATGTTCGATATCTCTTCATCCGGTGGGAGAAACCTCGAAAACTTCATCACCAGGGAAAAGAGTGTTCGCAGAATTTCCTGTGAGTTCACGTTTTCACCTCCATTATCTGGACTGTCCATTCAGGAAATAGTTCAATTATTTTACTAAATGGTTCACTTTCCGAACCAAATGATGTAGAATCGTAGTCGGTGGTGAAAATGAGATACTCGCTTTTGAAGAATTATCTTTCAAAAGAAGAGGCACCAAAAATCAGAAAGGAACTGATAAAACTCGCCCTGCCAGCAATGGGCGAGAACGTTCTTCAAATGCTCTTCGGCATGGCGGACACAGCCTTTCTAGGCCACTATTCCTGGAAAGCAATGAGCGGTGTGGGACTTTCCAATCAAATCTTCTGGGTGGTTCAGGTAGTTCTCATAGCTGCAAGCATGGGGGTCACCGTCACAGTGGCGAACGCTCTCGGTGCTGGTAACAGACGGGCATTGAGAACACTGGCGTGGAACGGTATCTTTCTGGCTCTTTTCACCGGGCTCCTTCTCACCGCGCTCACGATGTTTTCCGATGGTTTGCTGAACATCTTTCCGAATCTGGAAGATGAAATAAGAGACGCAGCAAAAGAGTATTTGAAGATCATCCTCTCTGGTTCAATGGGATTTTCCATCATGGCGGTGTTTTCGGCCATGTTGAGAGGTCTGAGTGACACGAGAACCCCCATGATCGTCACGGGTGTTACGAACCTTCTGAACATCTTTCTGGATTACGCTATGATCTTCGGTAAATTTGGTTTTCCTATGTGGGGTGTTCGCGGGGCTGCGATCGCGACTGTTCTTTCGAGATTCGTGGGAAGTGCCATTCTCACGTTCGTGATTTTCAAAAAAGAGGAGTTCCAGCTCAAAAGAGGCTATGTTTTTCCCACCTGGAGCGTTCAAAAGGAAATTCTCCGTGTTGGTTTCCCTACCGCCATCGAAAATTTCGTTTTTTCCACAGGTGTTCTTCTCTTTGCAAACGTTCTCTTGATGGCAGGAGCAGAGGCCTACGCAGGACACAGAATAGGTATAAACGTGGAGTCGCTTTCCTTCATGCCCGCTTTTGGTATCTCAGTTGCCATCACCACCCTGGCTGGAAGATACAACGGGATGGGAAACCGGGATCATGTTCTTGGAGTCATCCGCCAGGGATGGATTCTGAGTCTTCTCTTTCAGGTGACTGTGGGTGTTATCATATTTCTTTTTCCGGAACCGCTGATACGGATCTTCACCAGCGATCCTCAAATAGTAGAGATCGCAAAGCTTCCGGTGAAGATAATAGGACTCTTCCAGTTTTTTCTGGCGACGGAATTCACCATGAACGGAGCGTTGAGGGGAACGGGAAACACACTCCCACCCATGATCATCACCTTCATCTCCATCTGGGCCGTGAGACTTCCCGTTGCCTACGTAATGGTGAAGTACTTCGACCTGGGACTCCTCGGTGCATGGATCGGTATGATCTCAGACATCGTCTTCAGAAGCACGCTGAAACTCGCCTTTTTCCTTTCAGGAAAATGGGAAAAGAGGGCAGCCCTCACAAGAGAGAGGGTGAAAGAGTTAGGCTGAAAAGACCGTGTCTCCGCTTTTCACCGTCATGAGGACGTTAAGATCCTCATCAAGAAGAACAAGGTCCGCCTTCATTCCCTCTTTTATCCTTCCTCTGTCAGCAAGGCCAAACTCCAGACAAGCGTTGTAAGAGGACACGATGGCAAGTTCCTTGAGTGAAGCACCTGTGAACCTCTGAAAGTTCTTCACAGCATTTGAAAAGAAAAGGGTGCTTCCAGCGAGCGTGCCGTCTTCCAGACGTGGAACATCCTCCTTCACCTTCACAACAAGATCACCCAGAGTGGTTGTTCCCTCTTTGAAACCTGCTGTGGATATGGAATCGGTGATCAGAATAATTCCTCCTGCTCCTTTTACCCTGTAGACGAGCTTCACCATCTCTTTTGAAAGGTGTACTCCATCGCAGATGAGTTCGACTTTTACATCGTCCAGTAGAAGTCCCGCACCCATGATACCAACCTCTCTGTGATGCAAGGTCCTCAGTGCGTTGGGAAAGTGGGTGATTCTCTTCACTCCCTCTCTGTAGAACTTCATGAACTCTTCGAACGTGGCGTTCGAATGTCCTGCTGACAGAACGATGGCTTTTTCTAAGAGTTCTAGCAAGATCGCGGAGTTTTCTATCTCAGGTGCAAAGGTGAGCACTTTTGCAGGAAGATCGATCTCCTTCAATTCTTCTTTGGAGGGAGTTCTTATGTACTTTTCTGAGTGGGCTCCTTTCTTTTCCCTAGAAATGTACGGTCCTTCCAGATGGACACCGAAAAGTGAAGTCTCCGGATTTTTGAAGATGTAATCTCTTGCCTTCCCCAGAATCTCCTTCATCTTCTCAAGCGAGGTAGAGACGGTAGTGGCAAGAAACGTGGTGACCCCCTGAGAGTACAGAAACTCTTCCATCCTTTCAAAATCACAATTCATGGTGTCGGCTCCCATCACACCGTGAATGTGCGGATCAACAAATCCCGGCATGAGAATTCCTCTGGGAGTGCATTCTCTCTTTCTTATACGACAAATCTTTCCGTCGTCCACCTCCACATCACCCGTGAACTCTCCATCAACAGGATCCACGATCAGAACACGCTCTATCACCATGAAAAACACCTCACAGCGTTACCGTCTTTTCCAGATGAGGTGGTCTGTCCGGAGAAACACCCCTGGAAGATGCCTTCTGATATCCCAGAATCTGAGCGGGTATCGTCCTCAAAAAGGCAGATCTCCAGTCGTTGCTGAGAGGAATGTCCCCATCTTCTCCTATCTCTAAAACTGTGGCACCGAGTGATTCCAGTTCTCTTTTCAGGCGTTTCTCCTGTTCATCCATTCCGGCGACCTTTTGAACAAAAATGAGAGTGCCTCCGTCGACCAGCGCTTTAGGACCATGTCTGTACTCAAGGGTTGAGTAAGCCTCCGAAAAGGTGAGTGACATCTCCATGCACTTCAGAGCAGATTCCAGACTGACTCCGTAGAACTCGGCCACCCCGAGAAAGACGAAGTGTTCATATCTTTTCAGATCGATACCTTCAACGGCTTTCCAGGAAATATCGAAGAACCTCTCGGAGTACTCGACAAGTTCACCGTATGGACTGACGGATGAACCAGATATTCTATCCGCCATGAACATCAAGGAAAGCAGGATCATGTTGAAGGACTTCGTCATCACAACGGCTTCTTCTTTTATTGGAAAAACAAGTGGAATGTCGCTTTCTTTTGAGAGTTTCGAGTTTTCCTCTATTGTGATCCCCACGGTCTTGAAACCCTTCCTTCCCAAAACCTCGTTTGCCAGAAGAACCTCCGTGGTGTTTCCCGTTCTTGAGAAAAGAAAGGCGAGTTTTCCTTCAAGTTTTGGTGTCTTCTCAAAAGCCACCTCTCCAGCGGGGAAGACTTTTGTTCTCACTTTCAAAACTCTTTCGAAGTATCTAGAGGCCGTGAGGGCAAGGTTGTAGGAACTACCACAACCGACGAAGAGAACTTCATCTGTGAGTTTACCTTCTATCTCTCTGAAAACATCCATGTTCGGAAGCGCGAGAACAAAACTCTCAAAGAAACTCTTCAACTCATACTTTTGATCGGTGATTTCTTTCAGGGTAAGACTCATTTTCTTCCCTCCTTCGTCAGTATTTCACACCACCAGCAATAGCGTTTATTATGTACCTCTGTGCGACTAGGAACAGTATTATAACAGGCAGAATAGAGAGAACTATACCAGCTGCTGTGTATCTGAAGTTCACCTGGAAAGTGCTGTTCAAATACACCAGAGCCACAGCAAGTGGATATTTGTTCGAATCAGAAAGTACGATGAGGGGCCACAGAAAGTTGTCCCACCAGGTTATGACCTGAAACACAACTAGCGTGGCTATATCAGGTTTTATCAAAGGAGTTATTATTCGCCACCAAATGTAAAGTTCTCCCGCGCCATCTATTCTTGCAGCATCTTCAAAGCTTTTGGGAATGTTTAGATATGCCTGTCTCATCATGAAGATTCCAAAAATAGTGACGGCCTGGGGAAGAACAACTCCGAGATAGGTGTTCAGCATGCCAAGCTTTCTCAAGGTGAGGTAGTTGACTATCAGCGTGTTCTGAACAGGAATCATCATCGGTAAAAGTACCAGGAAGAGGACAAACTGCTTTCCTTTGAAATCGATTCTTGCAAGGGGATAAGCTACCATCAGGGAAAAGAGCACGTTCAGGAAGGTTCCAAGACCTGCTATTATCAAGGTATTCAGATAATAACCACCCAGATTCACCGTCTTCCAGGCTCCGACATAATTTGAGAAGGTTATCGGGTGTGGAAAAAGATTGGGTGGATACTTATAGACATTACCCCCTGCTTCCAGAGAAGTCTTCGTTATCCAGTAGAAAGGCCAAACAGATAGTAATGCAAAAAACACAAGAATCACGTAAGTTAAAAACTTTCTAAATTCAAGCATAATAGCTTTTAAGACCTCCTTCCCTGAAAATGTAGAAATTCAGAAGTGAGAAGGCGATAACAACAAAACTGAACAGTATCGCCGCCGCGTTTGAATACCCGAACTGAAGGTAACCAAATGCCTTGTTGTATATGAAAAGCCCCATCGTTTCCGTTGCGTGAGCTGGTCCTCCCTTTGTCATCGCATATATCTCACCGAATACGTTCAAAGCCGCTATAGAAGACATCGTTGAACAAAACAGTATGTACGGTTTCAGAAGGGGCATGGTCACTTTGAAAAACACCTGAGATGGCCGGGCTCCATCCACTTTTGCTGCTTCCAGCAACTCCCTGGGTATGCTCTGGAGCCCCGCCAGATATATCACCATGTAGTATCCAAATCCTTTCCACATGGTGACGAACATTATCGCAAAGAGCGCTATATTGGGATCTGAAAGAAAAGAGATTGACTTGTCAGTGATATGCAGGGATCGAAGCAAAAAGTTGATGAACCCTTTTTCTCTGTACATCCACTGCCAAGTGATGGCTGCAATGGTTATAGGCGTAACAACAGGAAGAAATATGAGCGTTCTGAACAGATTCCTTCCTTTTATGGCCTTATCCACCAGAACGGCAAGCAGCATCGAGATGATTTGAAGAGGCGGGACAACCAGTAGATACAATAGACTGTTTTTAAAAGCATTCCAGAAGAGGGGATCTTTCAAAAGTTCAATGTAGTTTCTCAGCCCGATGAATATGGACTCTCCCACCATGTCGTACTGGTAAAAGGATATCTTCACACCGAATATCAACGGGTAATATATAAATAGGATCATGAGAAACGTTGGGATGGTGATGAAGAAGAAAGCCAGAGTCAATTGTCTTTTTCTCAAACTCAGATGGTACTTCCTTCTGGACATCTTCTCTCTCCTTTCGAGATAGGGGGAGGGGGATTTTCCCCTCCCCACATTTTTATTTCGACTGCTGAGACTTCATAAGGTATCTCCAGTATTTTGCTGTTTGTTTCAAGGCTTCTTCAGGTGTTTTCTGGCCCAGGAACACCTGAACAATGGCATCCTTAAGTTTGTCAAAGGCCTCTTTTCTGAACGGTATATCATCGTTGTAGAACGTGATGTACTTGAGATACTTGGCTCCCATGATTCTTGCTTTGGCAGCCAGTGTTCCATCGTCCTCAGAGAACCAGGGATCGTTAACTGCTGCCTTGAGTGTCGGGAATATGGTCACGAGTTTACAGAAAGCGATCTGGTTCTCAAGGTTTGCAACAAAGGCGGCAAATTCCGCTGCTTCTTTCGGATTCTTGGAACCTCTGACAATGTTCAGCGTGGAATACCAGCCACTCATTCTCACACCTGGTTTTGGAGCTGGTACCGGTGCAACGTCGGATTTCTTGTATATCTCGGGAGCGTTCCATTTAACCCTGTCTGCAAACTGAGGCCCTGTGATCAGCATAGCAAGTTCGCCAGCCTGATAGAGTTCTGTTGCCCTGGTCCATTCTCCTCCCTGAACCAGTTCGCTCGGGATGTACTTCATTTTGTAGAGAGTCGCCCATTTGTTCAGAGTGTGTGCATACTCTGGCCTGTCGAAGAGGACTTCCTTTATTCTGTTGTTCTCATCCACGGTGTAGAGGTTCAGCCCGTCCCAGTTGAATATCGCCGATGGATCTTGGAGAATTGTCGGGAGCACACCGTACTTTCCAGTTTTTTCCTTTATCAGCACAGAGTAAAGAAGAATT is a genomic window containing:
- a CDS encoding WecB/TagA/CpsF family glycosyltransferase, giving the protein MKEVELFGTRVLSGKREEFLNEIEKRLKEKKKTFVVTMNASILLKAVEDKEYRDVINSADLIVPDGSGVVWAMRSLTGDHTERLPGIEIMKYLCDRSRETGWRVYLLGSKEEIVKKAADSLKRSGVNVVGYHHGFFREEESERVVRDINERSIDLLFVGMGVPRQEKWIHRNFPQLNVRLAMGVGGSIDVISGKKKRAPEWIQKINLEWLYRFFQSPVSKRKVPLQVLKFVFLVLREKLKNRNRRLF
- a CDS encoding efflux RND transporter permease subunit, with amino-acid sequence MKKYVFTIVYVVLVIASFVVVFSLGKIETGPEVFLPGYNGDPEKTTNENVKNLFRLNRDFGGSSSIVIVVESSESFFKDARALYDLHEELARKSYISSVMSPVNLPRFSGFRVESYFENGAVSEDILKDPSSESFITKDGKYALLNVIFKKDVNAREKIPEIKSVVSRYFEKNYLFGEPVLDSALFKELVKQTLVYPVFMFLVIFLLFYYQLRSFRAALFSLIVPVLSTFFVFAVFFAVGKTLNTMTVMTISFLLIIGSAYGLHFYNALFRFEDRKEAIRHIFKPILFSMLTTAAGFMSFIFIDIRAFRELGILVSSGLAVVVLVIFTSGVELFRDYSPKRLPRNFGMKYVGRKAATVALIVFLIVAGLSPFLLPKVPVGSDMVSYFSKNSELVKAYDLIVDKFNMREPLYLVLEKDSSFVGTDSKTIRELVEKIEQSGYVSSVVFPVDIPVPIMYALSRANPFLKTFVGDRNRIRLIVNLTPEGYEHAKEVVKQINEIVEGTGWNHYVAGSVLIWNDINDSILRSQVQSMLLPPS
- a CDS encoding MarR family winged helix-turn-helix transcriptional regulator, which codes for MNSQEILRTLFSLVMKFSRFLPPDEEISNMKTTELYAFLYIALFGPKKMKEIAEFLSTTKSNVTNVVDFLEEKGLVMREMDPDDRRTFRVILTEKGERTYGKILQNFDGLVRSVLEKFSEEDLQVVSEGFRRMVEALSKEGSGE
- a CDS encoding MATE family efflux transporter — its product is MRYSLLKNYLSKEEAPKIRKELIKLALPAMGENVLQMLFGMADTAFLGHYSWKAMSGVGLSNQIFWVVQVVLIAASMGVTVTVANALGAGNRRALRTLAWNGIFLALFTGLLLTALTMFSDGLLNIFPNLEDEIRDAAKEYLKIILSGSMGFSIMAVFSAMLRGLSDTRTPMIVTGVTNLLNIFLDYAMIFGKFGFPMWGVRGAAIATVLSRFVGSAILTFVIFKKEEFQLKRGYVFPTWSVQKEILRVGFPTAIENFVFSTGVLLFANVLLMAGAEAYAGHRIGINVESLSFMPAFGISVAITTLAGRYNGMGNRDHVLGVIRQGWILSLLFQVTVGVIIFLFPEPLIRIFTSDPQIVEIAKLPVKIIGLFQFFLATEFTMNGALRGTGNTLPPMIITFISIWAVRLPVAYVMVKYFDLGLLGAWIGMISDIVFRSTLKLAFFLSGKWEKRAALTRERVKELG
- the nagA gene encoding N-acetylglucosamine-6-phosphate deacetylase; the encoded protein is MVIERVLIVDPVDGEFTGDVEVDDGKICRIRKRECTPRGILMPGFVDPHIHGVMGADTMNCDFERMEEFLYSQGVTTFLATTVSTSLEKMKEILGKARDYIFKNPETSLFGVHLEGPYISREKKGAHSEKYIRTPSKEELKEIDLPAKVLTFAPEIENSAILLELLEKAIVLSAGHSNATFEEFMKFYREGVKRITHFPNALRTLHHREVGIMGAGLLLDDVKVELICDGVHLSKEMVKLVYRVKGAGGIILITDSISTAGFKEGTTTLGDLVVKVKEDVPRLEDGTLAGSTLFFSNAVKNFQRFTGASLKELAIVSSYNACLEFGLADRGRIKEGMKADLVLLDEDLNVLMTVKSGDTVFSA
- a CDS encoding SIS domain-containing protein; translation: MSLTLKEITDQKYELKSFFESFVLALPNMDVFREIEGKLTDEVLFVGCGSSYNLALTASRYFERVLKVRTKVFPAGEVAFEKTPKLEGKLAFLFSRTGNTTEVLLANEVLGRKGFKTVGITIEENSKLSKESDIPLVFPIKEEAVVMTKSFNMILLSLMFMADRISGSSVSPYGELVEYSERFFDISWKAVEGIDLKRYEHFVFLGVAEFYGVSLESALKCMEMSLTFSEAYSTLEYRHGPKALVDGGTLIFVQKVAGMDEQEKRLKRELESLGATVLEIGEDGDIPLSNDWRSAFLRTIPAQILGYQKASSRGVSPDRPPHLEKTVTL
- a CDS encoding carbohydrate ABC transporter permease, which encodes MLEFRKFLTYVILVFFALLSVWPFYWITKTSLEAGGNVYKYPPNLFPHPITFSNYVGAWKTVNLGGYYLNTLIIAGLGTFLNVLFSLMVAYPLARIDFKGKQFVLFLVLLPMMIPVQNTLIVNYLTLRKLGMLNTYLGVVLPQAVTIFGIFMMRQAYLNIPKSFEDAARIDGAGELYIWWRIITPLIKPDIATLVVFQVITWWDNFLWPLIVLSDSNKYPLAVALVYLNSTFQVNFRYTAAGIVLSILPVIILFLVAQRYIINAIAGGVKY
- a CDS encoding carbohydrate ABC transporter permease — translated: MSRRKYHLSLRKRQLTLAFFFITIPTFLMILFIYYPLIFGVKISFYQYDMVGESIFIGLRNYIELLKDPLFWNAFKNSLLYLLVVPPLQIISMLLAVLVDKAIKGRNLFRTLIFLPVVTPITIAAITWQWMYREKGFINFLLRSLHITDKSISFLSDPNIALFAIMFVTMWKGFGYYMVIYLAGLQSIPRELLEAAKVDGARPSQVFFKVTMPLLKPYILFCSTMSSIAALNVFGEIYAMTKGGPAHATETMGLFIYNKAFGYLQFGYSNAAAILFSFVVIAFSLLNFYIFREGGLKSYYA
- a CDS encoding ABC transporter substrate-binding protein produces the protein MRKLLVVLLILLVTIALPKTKIVFWTMSLKPTFTDFIQGIIDKYEALHPDVEIVWEDVPWDVLQQKLLAAFSSGNPPDVVNLNAQWTIEFAQKRVLFPIDELLPEEVLSQYFDDMMKGLTWKGHIYGIPWYTAVDVILYNKEIFEKAGLDPKYPPKTWDEILLYSVLIKEKTGKYGVLPTILQDPSAIFNWDGLNLYTVDENNRIKEVLFDRPEYAHTLNKWATLYKMKYIPSELVQGGEWTRATELYQAGELAMLITGPQFADRVKWNAPEIYKKSDVAPVPAPKPGVRMSGWYSTLNIVRGSKNPKEAAEFAAFVANLENQIAFCKLVTIFPTLKAAVNDPWFSEDDGTLAAKARIMGAKYLKYITFYNDDIPFRKEAFDKLKDAIVQVFLGQKTPEEALKQTAKYWRYLMKSQQSK